AttgtagattttttttgtggttttgtgtaatttaaattatagccagcgtttccgaccctatatttatgtatatatatatattttttttatatatgtttatttcattaaaaaattgacTCTTACACAAATCTtccaattaaaactttttttttagaagcATAAATGTAAGTTTTCGTTAGATGGCTCCACCTTAAACCCTTTTATTTTCTAGGGCACATCTTtaaggtaaataaatattcatgtTATTCATTTATTAGCTTTTACACAATCAACTGATTGTAATATGAACAAAAGCCAGCAAATTCCCGCTGATCTTTTCTTTCGCCCATCGTCGACTAAAAATATGTTCACAAAGGAGGCGTTGTACCACCCATAGTTAAATGACAAGTccataattttattagccaTAAGCTTTGTCCTTTGCTTTCGTTTTTTGAACCTGCTGGGCGGCAGCAGAAAAGAGCACGtgagaaaattaatttgattaaatttccATAGAGACGCGCAGCAGGTCAGAAGTGTGACGGGTTGAGAGGGTAGCGATATGGGATGTCTTATCGCCGCATCAGTTGTTGTTAGCCGGCTACTTAACGCGGCTGCAGAGCCACCACCAAAggacatacacacacacacacaacacatcCTTCGATGCGGGCTCACAGCGGTGAACGCACTAAATGATGTGCATAAGTGCGAAAACGTTTTGCACATGGAATGCCTCCTCGCCTCTGATGTTTTACatcttattttttcttttacttttttttttgctctgctCTGGCTGTCTGTTTGGGTTGATTGACGCTGATAGGGCACGTGCTGGcaattattttagaataaaCATAACAAGCCTCTCCACGGGGCCAAATCATCAGATGACTTCTCCTCTTCAGCTTCTCGCTCTTGGGCACGGTCGAAATATATTTTCCCTTAAAAAGATGCTGGCAGATTAGAGCAGGCGATAATAAATCACTGCCATTGATAAGGCAAGCCTAATAAATgttattacaattttgttccatcttgtaaaaattgtatttatatagtatcaagtcatttaatttaaaaatctatgacttgttacaaaaaattgtaatcaaaatattttattatttatattaataatttatttaatatttattttttgctgtgaGGTGCTTTTTAGAAGCATACTTTCACAGCACttgattttatataattattgaCCAAAGCTATGTTATTTTCGTATCTCATAAATTTTCGCCTTTGTTCACCCGTCATTtgctttcaaatatttaagcacCTCATTACTTTCCGTTTGTCAAATGCATTATTACTATTAAGGCAATAATTGTAGGTTCTGAAACGGGTAAAATCTCGAAATCACTGAGTTAGGATCGTTAGAACACCCACTATTTCCTCCCTCGAGGGTATTCGAATTCCCAGTTGCTGGTTTTGTTAACGCCTGGTCTTTGGGGCGGTCGGCTGCTTATTAAAAGTCTCTTGTTGTGATCCTAGGCCCAGTAACCTTTTCGTCCTGCCCCTCGTCCTCGAATTAGTCCGCCGCCCTGACAATTAGAGCACTAACAAATGCAATTATCCCGGCACCTCCCTCCACTTGTGCGCCATTCCTTCACCCCTTGCGGCACACAATTGCTCTCATTGGCAACAATTGTAGATGAACCCGGAATCACAAGTCCTTCAAGTCCTTTCCCAGCCAACAGACCAACAAACAGCGAAAaattcaaagtaaaaaaaatatggataAGGAAAATACGTGCCAAGCTATGAGAGTGCAAACAGGCAaggcaaaagttttcaaacgCGTGCCACATATTAAATTACATCGAAATATGTGCACACGATGATTCGTCGAAGGGCAGTTTGTAATTTGCTGgcatttttttgattttatcagCCGACGGGGGCAGCATTGCTGTTATTTTGATACAGTTGTTGGCCTCTACGGCCATGTAGTGTgctatttaattgaatttatccCGCGCAATTATCGTAAAATTTACTGAACAACCAAGCGCTACAAAATGAGGTAGTTGTTCGTGCCCAACATTTCCGGATATGGCACTTATGGATGGGCGTAACGCCACAATTTTCGaacatatttgttatttaaatgcagCCGAATAGCCATTTTGTTGGTAGTTGAAAGAAGGGTGTTtttgggaagaacagttaaataaaaaatggtttaagaAAGAACCGGACACatattaagtaaatattttctgcATCGTTTACCGATTTAACTAATGGAAGCCTTAGCTTAATCTATTATATTGACTTTGTCTAGAAAATACtcttaatttttacaatatatcttagacaaatttcttatttttaaattgctttaccattcgttaaaaaaacttgttttctGCCCTTAAAACGCgtgtaaatttttaaaaacggaCTGTAATGACCTCCTATAAATCGGTAGATCCTAAAAGATGTAGAAAATgcactataattaaaatttcatattatttaaaaaaacaatttgcattaaattgaTGGTTTACCATAAGAAAAAGGACCAATGTAAAGGAAGTGTCAGTCACTGAGGATGTAGCCACTTGAGCTCCTGCTCTGAACCCTGCTATCAAGGACAAAGGACCCGCAAGGATGTACAAGTTTGTGTTGCTTGTATCAAAAGTTAATTTACCGAGAATCAAACTTAAATGCGGAGAAAGGATCTGACGAGATGTGCCGCCGACATTTCACCCCCTATTCCAAAAACAGCCACGACCTATGGCTTATGTAACCTGATCGGTGACACACTTCAGCTTTGATTTCAGGGAATTATgctaacacaaaaaaaagaaaacaacagCAAGGAGAAGACGTCGATGTCGACAATACAAAAGGATTTGCCAGGCAAACTGACACAAAATGCTGTAATTGCCCCAAGGAAGCGCACCCTCCTGAGGACTCAACCGCAAAGTGGCTGGCAATTCGATGCCCGGGACATAGtcgcatttttattattataaaaattaggcTTAGCCCAAATGACGGGACACGTGCAACAATGGAAATTAAGTAGACTAAATGATGGTCTAAAAATATGATCGGCTGGCAGACTTGGCCATGGGAATATATTTTCGAGTTAGCAGATAATCAATAAACATTCCAGAAAagacattaaaaaagtttaaaaaaaatgatattcgtattttttttacaaacgcTCTTTGGCACGTTCATGTCAGCGGGCTAACAATGGATGACAACGCACTGAAGCCCAGTTGAATGGATGGGCCTGTGGAGGTGGAGCAGCAATTTAAGTGCTTTCAGCCAGGTGAGATGAGCTAAGGAGTGTTCATCTCAGTTGCTAAGTGCGCCAGTTGACAGACTCCACTTGTCCATTCTTTGTCCGGATCATTAATGAGTCAGCACCAAAAGCTCAAAATTACTCTGTACGATTTTCGAGCCCCTTATTTCCtacacccaaaaaacacaaaataacatatatttttttaattttttcttactaCCTAACATTTGAAATAtggtatatatgtatgtatatgatttttttttatgtttcctTAACAATACGTTGCTcaatattaagaaaatattcCCATAACCATAACCATGACTATGttgaacttttaaaattacaaaaataaaaaatattaaaaaaaaaattttttttgtgccatgtttttttaattttaaaaatatattaaaagtaCCTATTTTAAACCTCTTGTTTTaaggaaatttttaatttaaaaatatcatatttAGTACTTTATCTAAAGCATAGGAATGCTGTATTTTAGTATGCCAAAAAGTAGTATTATTAACAAAGCCAAGCACCCAGTTACCAGTAATTAAGtctcaaaaaatataagtgatttaaattcattagAGAAGCAGAGACATTTTGACTCCAGGGGCGGCATGTCCCACACCCCCCCCACCAACTTCTCCTTCGATCGCTCGAACGCCATCCTAATGCGCCCGTTTTAGGGCTTTAACCTAATAATGATGTTCGACTTAGTTTGCGTgacttattttattaataaaacgaGCAAATTTGTCTTGCTTTATGGTCGCATCCTCGTCATGCTCTTTCTCGCTCACTGACGTCCCGTTATTGTCTGCCTTCCTGCTCTCTAGTTAGGCATTCCCCTCTCCTCGTGGAAACGGGACGAAGAAGGACAAATATACTGGCGAAAGCAACCCCTTGGCAAGCTCCACGCTGATTGGTGGTTAGAAGCGAAGGACTCACGCCCTCTTTTCGGGTGGTGGTAATGGTGGGGGTGGGGGGGGGTCCTCTTGTGTGGGTGGTGTACTGCTATGTTGGACACTGATTGAATTACCCGCAGCGCGGGGAAATGATATATCAATGCGAGAAACGGGAGAATATGTCAACCCAAACCCAACGGGAGGTACAGTTGCGTTTGGCTCCACCTAGCAATTATCCTGTctcgcagcagcagctcctttTGCCACCCACGCGGCAGCAGCAGAATCGATtgtttaattcaattataataattgtggCATTTAATGCATGCACATCATCAGCCAGACAGACAACAATGGCGGCCATGACACGTTAATTATGATAAGAGGGCGCCCAAATGGGTGGCAATGCGATGGCTCAACAAAATGGCGGCAGAGCAAGGACGCATAGTTGTGCAACTTATTTGCGGTTAACAAAGGtcaatttaactaattttttttttgtttgccaggGGTGGTGGGGGGTGGAGGGGATTCGGGATTCGGATAACCGGAGGTCCAGCGGATGCCAGCAGAGAAATATCCTGTGTGGTGGATGGGGGGAAAGGGGACTGCTAAAATTAAGCGAGAAAGCAGGACAACCGTATGCGCATTCAAATCCAGGGGGTGTGTTCTCCATATATTACACGGCCGGGGATTCCCTCGAATTGCCGCTCTAAGCGGGCACCGCAAAACGGCAGCCAACTGCAACTGGATTGAAGGGGGGGGTGGCGCAAGTTGGGAAGGGGTTTCtgccttcttctttttttttttgttcgtgcTGCCAGGATGCAGGACTATAGCGCTAGCTCGCTCGCACATGTCTGCTGGCAGCTCGTTTAGAGCAATTTGCTGGTTGATGTGCGGTGATTGCCGCAAACTCAACGCGACCGTCAACGAGCAAACAACATAAACGCGCGCGCGGCGACCAAGGACATACGCAAacgcatatacatatatcctGGCATATATCCTTCAAACGCCACCTTCGCCCCCATCCGTCGCAACCAGCCAAATGGCAATGCTTAATGAGGCCAGCTTGAGTCCTGCGGACGCACATGCTCATGCCACCACGCCCACGCACAGCAAGgcggcgatggcgatggccaGTGGTGCCACCACAATGCTGACCACAAAAACGCCGTTCTCCATCGAGCATATAttgtttcaaaatttaaatagtgccagcaataataataataataataataacaataatccCAGCACTGGTATCACCGGTAATACCAGTAACTATCCAGTGCAAAAGAGCAACAAAAACGCGATGAAAAGTGCCAGGAGCAGCTTTGCCCACCACGACAATAATTCACAGAAACATCCGTCGCATCATTCGCATCATCCGCCGCAATCACATCCGCCGGCATCCGCATCCGCCTCCGCATCCGCGACGGCAACAACGCGCGGCAATCAGGCAGCGTCGGGATATGGCAGCGAGGATTATGCCAAGTCCTTGCACAACACCCAACGGTTGGTTGCTATAATACTTTGTTTTGCAAAATGCATAAACACATAAATAGTGAAATATTATTGactcaatttaaaacattatatttatatatttatctaaaattaaatctacATTTCTCACCTAAGCGATTAAgtgaaataacttttaaaaaaatggaaattacaATTATAGACAAGTTGTATTGAATTGTTTAATGAACGTGAAGCCTTAACATTTTGCCGTCGCCTAACTTTAGGTTAAGTGTTAGGATTGTTGCAACCataaaaaagtttagttttaacaAGTGTAACAGTAGTAAAGTATAAgtattattttggttttttttagtttaatttatataccGAAAAGTCTAACactgtaataaaataataatttttgaatcacaccagttttattttaatacttatttaatactttttttggcTGTGGCAATACTTGTatgaaatattacaaaaaacgTTACATTTTTAAGAGTATTAGTCCAACAAATGCCATAATTTTGTGCTAAGATTTCGATATTTATAGAAACTTCAATAAAGCCAAGACTAAGTTGCAAACGATTTATATATACTTACTGAACAATCAACTACTGATAAACTTGATAGGTTTCAAAAGTTTAGCATTTTCTAGTAGtataaattcataaacaaacatttccttaaataaaaatcaaattcgaTGCCCATCGATTTCTAGTTCTACTCACCATTCACGACCGGGAGCTTCCCACTACAGCGGTGATCAGAATTCTCAGCAATTGGGATCTGCGGCAGGACAGCATCCGCCAGTGCCAGCGCCTCAGccacctcctccgccgccaCTGAGTGGAGGAGCTGGTGGATCCAATGGAGTCTTATACCCAAATGCGCCGTACACCGATCACGGCTTTCTCCAAATGACCCTCGGCTATCTGTCTCCGTCGTCGGGCACATACAAGTCCGTGGATCCCTATTTTCTATCACAAGGTGCGTGTTGTTTTGGTATTATGATAAGATAAAATTATGTGCCTACCATGTTAAACTTTTCTGCCAGCCAAGTACATTAAGAGTTTATAACTTTGCGAtcaatatgcaaataaaaagcCTTAACATCCTAAGCTTACtcattgaatttataaaattaatgcaCATGGACTACGTGGCGTATACGTGATAATTATTATctgttcaaattttatttcaaatcaaaCGATAATAACAATTTGATCAACCAAAACGCCTTATAATTGACATAAAAGTaatgtttagtttaaaataaggATTCCTAAAGGCAGAAATTtctatttcaatttgtttccttaacatttttttgtgttttatgaACAAAAGAGCAAGGCATAAGGTTTTTGACTGCATACCATATTTTAAAgggaaactaaataaaatctaGAGTTAGTGTGAATGGCAATCAACACCGAAAGTTTCCATTTCTGTAAACTATAACAAAGTTAACGAATTTCGGCATCCGACCTTTTAGCCAGCCTTTTCGGGGGAGCGCCCTTCTTTGGGGCACCTGGTTGTGTTCCGGAACTGGCCCTCGGATTGGGAATGGGCGTGAATGCCCTGCGTCACTGCCGCCGAAGGAAGGCCCGTACGGTGTTCAGCGATCCGCAATTGTCCGGCCTGGAAAAGCGGTTCGAGGGACAGCGATACCTCTCCACACCAGAGCGAGTGGAACTGGCCACGGCACTGGGACTCAGCGAAACCCAGGTGAAGACCTGGTTCCAGAACCGACGCATGAAGCACAAAAAGCAGCTGCGCCGGCGTGACAATACCAATGGTGAGTCTATTTAGTGACCAAAGATAATTCAGTAAGTGTTCATGTGCGATTGGGATCAAAAGAATTTAAACTTTAGTGGCAGGACTCAAACTAAAAGTCGTAATTTGTTACtaacaactttaaaaaaagatataaatcACTGGCCTAATGTATAAATACTACCATACGAGAGATATgtatgaaaattataataagtttttcttgCCTCCTcagcaattttatttacataaataaatacaataaatggAATGTCAGTGCAAGCaaaggaaatttttttttttttctagaactgtagtgaaaattgttttagccatctattaaaaactaattatgTACACAATGCTGTCcgaattttgatttatttagtctttagtaaattatttagaaaattaatcttacaaaacattaaatttttggttGATAAAGTCTTATCTCTCtgaattatgaaatttttacaagcttttattcaaataagaaataaaactcatTTCAAGAATCTTGAACAGAATTTGTCTGCGACTTTTAAATAAGTTGAGAAAGCTCTAAAACCTAAGTCACTTCAAAATAGTTAAACAGACAAGTGTGAGTAGTTTCTTTGTGGAACTTTTCGACTTTCAATAAGACCTTTTGGCTTTTAGCTGCCTTCTTTGAGttgcaaaaagttttgctCAAGTTTCTCCACAAATCAAATTAGTTCTAAATGTTGTGGAAATTTCTTTGACTCTTCCATGCCGCAGAGCCCGTTGACTTCTCACGCAGCGAACTGGGCAAGCAGCCGGGCGaggccacctcctcctccggcGACTCCAAGCACGCCAAGCTCAGCTCCGGGTCCGGATCCGGGGGCACGCCCACTCAGCCTACAAgtgagcagcagcaactgcagatGTGCCTCATGCAGCAAGGATACTCCACGGACGACTACTCCGATCTGGAGGCGGATAGCGCCGATGAGGACAACTCCAGCGACGTGGACATCGTGGGGGATGCCAAACTCTACCAGTTAACATAGATAGTGCTATTGGGATTAGAGCCTTGATCTTAAATTAGTAATGTTTTCGGTATTTTAATTGGGGAAATACAACCGatagttataaaatttgtttaatatactTTAAGTTACATagtttaagatttaaaaaaaaaaagataactcTTTAAAATAGGCTCTCTTTAAAGTGTAATTAAGCAGAGCCATTGTacgatatttgtttttaactgaGACCATCAATCTTGATTCTTTAAAATGTACTTAAATCTGaaaagacaaattttatatagtcttaaaacaaaagtatGATAAAATTGTAGTTGTATTTccccaaattttaaaattgaaacgAAATACTGTGTAAATACTAACGAGCTGCATTCTAGTCATGTATCAAATCTTAAATCTAATCAAATTTAGTGATTGTATTCGAGAACTTCcattttaagatattttagtTCCCTAACCGCTCGATTTCTTATCCAGAATATAGTGCTTACAATAAACAGAACCGAGCAGAATTACATATGTGAACACCCGAAAAGTTTTAGTTGGTTGGGGGAATTCTTCCATCCTTGCTGGGCAATCAAATCCAATTGAGAGCATAAAGTAGCAACTAATATGGTTAAACATCAGGGGCATTTCAGCATGGGGTTGACGTTTGGCTGACTGCCACGCCCTCTGCGCATGTCCAAGTGCCCGTGAGTGGGCGGAATTGGGAAAAGATTGGATTGAATTGGGGTGGATgtagatgtggatgtggatgtggatgaggaTGGAAATGCACTTAAcaatggaaaaataattgCGGGTTTTCAGCGAGCCATTTTAGTGAGAAACTCATTGTCAAGTGTGGGAGTTAAATGTTACAAATTGATTGGTAATTATGTGTTAACAGGAATggcaacttaaaaaaattactactTGAAGgtgtaaaa
This genomic stretch from Drosophila gunungcola strain Sukarami unplaced genomic scaffold, Dgunungcola_SK_2 000001F, whole genome shotgun sequence harbors:
- the LOC128261354 gene encoding brain-specific homeobox protein translates to MAMLNEASLSPADAHAHATTPTHSKAAMAMASGATTMLTTKTPFSIEHILFQNLNSASNNNNNNNNNNPSTGITGNTSNYPVQKSNKNAMKSARSSFAHHDNNSQKHPSHHSHHPPQSHPPASASASASATATTRGNQAASGYGSEDYAKSLHNTQRSTHHSRPGASHYSGDQNSQQLGSAAGQHPPVPAPQPPPPPPLSGGAGGSNGVLYPNAPYTDHGFLQMTLGYLSPSSGTYKSVDPYFLSQASLFGGAPFFGAPGCVPELALGLGMGVNALRHCRRRKARTVFSDPQLSGLEKRFEGQRYLSTPERVELATALGLSETQVKTWFQNRRMKHKKQLRRRDNTNEPVDFSRSELGKQPGEATSSSGDSKHAKLSSGSGSGGTPTQPTSEQQQLQMCLMQQGYSTDDYSDLEADSADEDNSSDVDIVGDAKLYQLT